The Naumovozyma dairenensis CBS 421 chromosome 1, complete genome genomic interval TCAGTTTGAAGGAACTTTAAATGGCCATTATTGTAAGCCAgatcatatttttctttgattagTTGTGATATGTTTGCAGGAAACATTATTAGTTTTTATTAACTCTTAGGTAGTCGTTCTTAGAGGACTCTTCAATAGTACCAGCACTACATCTAAGACagatgttgttgtttttttcaaCTCATAAATTCAcatatattaattttgCTTAGAAATGAACAAATAAAGCCACGAAGTCCGAATGTGAAAGACACTACTAGCGGGTCTCGTGAAGTGACGGACGACTTTTATGTCGAGTTTCGTGTTCTCGTGTTCCTTTGTTTacatttattttgttttcgtTTTCCCCCTTTCGTTCGGGCGCGTCGCGCAAGACACTGGGAAggaaaatttaatttcccCTTTAGTAAAGGTCTAGACCCCTTCAAGACCAGCCTTTCACAAACTTTAAACTAAAGGAAGCTGTTGTTTTTAGAAgctttttcaaaaattccCCACATTTGTTCCTTCCCTTTTTGCTGAGTTAATCGCGCTTCGCGAAGAAATCAACGCACAAAACTGGCAGAAAGAGAAATGAGAAAAAAAGCAAAGATATTGCCGGGCCTGGATTTTGGGAGATAAGCCGTGGCTTTGAAGTCACTAAACTGAGAAACCCCGGTACCAAGGCTTATCGGGGAATAGTGGCCGATGACCGGGACATTGTGTGATAAAAGTAAGGGATCGGTCCCCGGTGACCCAAAATGGTAATTGGTGGCGGACGCGTCAAAAAAACCAAAAACCAATTTCAAAGTTGCGAAGGTTTTTCTTTGTCCGTCTATCTGCGTGGGAGAGTCTGACTCTTTTTGGGATTTGGGTTTTCCTCAAGTTCCTTCGAGAAGAGGTCCGCAGAACCTCGAGGTGaaaaagttttcaatttggaAAATCACCACGCCAGCCTCGATAAtttatttccatttccATTTCTCAATTCTGCCAAGTATAAAAAGATCTTGGAAACAAAATACCTTCATTATCTGTTTCCCATCTTTCTTAACCTGTCTCAAAACAATTCTCTCTTCCCttcctttattttttcttacaTATTAGTATCAAACTCAAACATACAAAAAAGTTTATCACTAAAAATGCAATTTAAGACTATTGTTGCCGCTTTCGCTACTGTTGCCGCTGTTCAAGCTGCTAACGCTACTAACCAATCTACCAATGCTACCAATGCTACAAACGGTTCTAACGGTTCTAACGGAAGCACCACCAGAATCTCTACCGGTGCTGCTTCCTCTAATACTTTGAGTGCTGGTATCTTCGGtgctgctgttgctgctgGTGTCGCTTTCTTATTCTAAGTTTAGTATAATTGGagggaaaaaaattacatctaaaaattcattcaaaacctttttttgttaattttaatttaacCTAAAAAAGGATTCAGATCATCACTATTGCTATAGATATTATGGGACACCATCAAGTTACTGGTTCGAGGTATATTCaaactgaaaaaaatgtaactactaatttttgttattattcattcaaaataataaaatgagaatattgattttttcaaggacaaaatataatataatcttttaatattttttttactgTATTCAATTCGttgctattattattattttttatgttaatttcctttttttcttatctaCTAATTTGATATGATTTAGTCTAAcataatttttaatataaaataatataatataatttattctCTTACTTTAATTAATAACTCGTTCTTTCgttatttcttttaaacGGCCTATTCGAGCACTAACAAAGGTATCGAAGCTACATATATGGACTAATTAAATGTAAAAGAACCGATGTGAGCTTTTGACTTGGCCTTTATGCCTTAGTACAAACCATTTATCTACAATTTAAGGTAACTTGTTTCTGATAAGAACACATCTCGTTCCCATAAGGTATATGATACGCCTAAGATAATGCTTGACATACGTATCGGTCTAGAATACTACATGATCTGCGGTGAACTAGCTATATGGAAGAAAAGGAGCCACACCTCCAAGGAGCCAGCTACAAGTGATATGTAGTAAACAATGACAGGACGAATAATATAATCTAACCTTATACGCTCAACTTTACTGACTCGATTTGTTCGGTTGTATCATGAGGACAATCATCTTTCTGTGTCTAATCTTCATGTTGATATGCGCCACGAGTGCCCCAATTTTCCGGTTGACAAGGAACTGGAATTTTTAGACGACACTAAAAACTGGCATCTTTGTGACACAAATAGATGGGGCAAATCagatatatacatatatataaataaatagacGTTCATTTTTTGTGATATTTACTATGAGAGGGATGTTTGAGctcatttttctttttttctttcattgaaatatctCACACAGAACATATTAAACTACTATTTACAGTTTAACAAAAGAaagtattgaaattaataaaaggaaaagaaagaatgaGATTGTACATTATCAATATAATTGGTTTATCGTTGTTCTATTCAGCAACTTTGGTTTTTTCTACTGTAATAAACCATCAACAACCATTTGAAgtaaataagaaatttgtTAAAATTAATACTAATCTCAAGCCTTCGCCTCATAACGTTGTGCCAGTCGACCGTAACCACAAGTATAAAAGAGATTTTGCTGATCTCGACTATGAAGAGAATGAATTCAAGGAAAACCTTAATgcaaaacaagaaaataaagataaaaaaagGGTGATAAAATCATTGGTTAAAACAAACGAAGTCATACCAGAAATTTGTAGAGAAAAGGAACATATTATTGGAAATGTACAAGCTTTAAGTGCTCTACAATCACAATGTGAAGAAATACAAGGATCGTTAAAATTCTCTGATTTCAATGGACCAATAGTTGACTTAGgtaatataaaaattattcatgGAGATATGATAATAGAAGATGTTAATGATTTAGTGCAATTCCAAGCTCCAAATTTAATAACCATTGATGgaaattttgttttgaaaagtttaaCTTCATTGGTCCATATTGAAATACCAAATTTGATCTTAGCAAAATCTTtagattggaaaataatCCCAATTTTAAATAGTCTAGAgatgaataataatctaGAAAGTGTTAACAAAATATACATTATCTCAGATACATCATTAACTAATCTAGACTCGTTCTCGAAAGTAGATGatgttgaaatatttaatattaataataataggtTTTTGGAAACAATTAAGGCCAACATAAAGGTCGTTTCTAAGCAATTAAGTATTCATgcaaattcaaaagaattagaattggaaatgccatatttgaaaacagttgaaaatattacaattaGAGACACTACTTCAATTTGGTTGCCAAGCttagaatatattgatagTTCGATGGAATTTATTGAGAATTACTTTACTGATCTAAAGATACCaactttaaaatatataggTGGGACTCTGGGAATTATTgccaataataaattgacaaatgttgattttaataatgTTACCAATATTGAAGGTGGACTAATGATCGAAAATAACTTAAATCTGGAaagaattgattttttGGATTCATTAAAACTAATAGGAGGTGCCATCCATTTTGAAggtaaatttaaagaaataaaattcgAAAATTTAAAGTTAGTTAAG includes:
- the NDAI0A00260 gene encoding uncharacterized protein (similar to Saccharomyces cerevisiae YDR524C-B and YCL048W-A; ancestral locus Anc_1.22) — encoded protein: MQFKTIVAAFATVAAVQAANATNQSTNATNATNGSNGSNGSTTRISTGAASSNTLSAGIFGAAVAAGVAFLF
- the SPS22 gene encoding Sps22p (similar to Saccharomyces cerevisiae SPS22 (YCL048W) and SPS2 (YDR522C); ancestral locus Anc_1.25), with product MRLYIINIIGLSLFYSATLVFSTVINHQQPFEVNKKFVKINTNLKPSPHNVVPVDRNHKYKRDFADLDYEENEFKENLNAKQENKDKKRVIKSLVKTNEVIPEICREKEHIIGNVQALSALQSQCEEIQGSLKFSDFNGPIVDLGNIKIIHGDMIIEDVNDLVQFQAPNLITIDGNFVLKSLTSLVHIEIPNLILAKSLDWKIIPILNSLEMNNNLESVNKIYIISDTSLTNLDSFSKVDDVEIFNINNNRFLETIKANIKVVSKQLSIHANSKELELEMPYLKTVENITIRDTTSIWLPSLEYIDSSMEFIENYFTDLKIPTLKYIGGTLGIIANNKLTNVDFNNVTNIEGGLMIENNLNLERIDFLDSLKLIGGAIHFEGKFKEIKFENLKLVKGSAFIKSSSDSLNCNQWLTPVNGRSIIRGGKIKCTSGRKFNTINLDEDGAIIPGNDNENGEEFDDNTENVGTKGGENPFSIKNKRKKHSKKARKGVKVTNSGSKFGTSLRLRIHLIILVCLGFVTLSPF